The Burkholderiales bacterium nucleotide sequence CGGAAGGGCTTGATGTTTTCCCGGTGCAGGCGAATGACAATTGCACTTCAAAAACTTTGCCTGTCCCGCATATAGCCGCCGCGCAGGTCGCCATAATTGTTTTCACTTCGGGCAGTACCGGCAGTCCCACGCCGCACGTGAAAAACTGGGCTTCGCTGGTCAAAGTGGCGCAGGCAGTGGGCGAACGGATAGGTTTGTTGCCCGGATCGAGTATTTTGGGAACCATTCCGCCGCAACATTTGTACGGCATGGAAACCACCGTCCTGTTGCCGCTGCAATGGGGCGCGATGATGCACTACGGGCGGCCGTTGCTGCCAGCGGACATCCGGTCGGCGCTGGAACAAATCCCGTCCCCGCGCTGGCTCATGACCACCCCCTTGCATTTGCGCGCGTGCATCGCCGAAAGGTTGAAACTCGGCGGCCTTGCCGGCGTGCTTTCGGCGACCATGCCGTTAGCGCCCGACTTGGCCCAACAAGTGGAAACCCTGTGGCAAACCCGGGTGCATGACGTATATGGTTGCACCGAAGCCGGCATCGTGGCGCTGCGTCATGCCGCTTCGCTGGAGAATTGGCGTACGCTGGAAGGCGTGCGGGTTTACGGGAAAGGCGAGGAAGCCTGGGTCGAAGGCGGGCACATCCCGCAACCGTCACGGCTTGCCGACCACATCAGCATCCACAGCGAGCAGGAATTCAGCCTCCACGGCCGCCTCGCCGATTTGGTGAAAATTGGAGGAAAGCGTGCTTCGCTCGAGGCGCTCAATGCCGAGCTTAACCGGGTAGCGGGCGTGATGGACGGAATATTTTTCATCCCGGATGAAGCCGGTGCCGTAGCCGAACGCCTGGTTGCTTTTGCCGTGGCGCCGGGATTAAACGCTGAGACGATTCTCGCCGAGCTGCGCAAGCGCATTGACCCGGTTTTTTTGCCGCGCCCGCTGTACCTGGTGAAAACCCTGCCGCGCAACGCCACCGGCAAGCTGCCGCGTGAAAACCTGCGCAGGCTCGCCGCCGAGTTGTCGCCTGCAGGCCCATTCGGGAAAACTTGATGCGTTATACCTGGAGCGACGAGATTACCCCCGCTCATCCGGCGCTGACGGGACATTTTCCGGGCAATCCGGTGGTTCCGGGCGCGGTGCTGTTAAGCCGGGTCATGCACGCGGCAGAGCAGGGCTTTGGGCCGGGCATAAAAATTGTGGCGGTGCCCGCAACCAAGTTCAGCGCGGTCCTCCACCCCGGCGAAAAATTTGACGTAAGCCTGGAAATGGCGGGTGACAGCCTGATTCGGTTTGTCATCACCCGCGGCGAGACCCGAATCGCAAGCGGCAGCTTGCGTTACCTGCGTTCTCGGGCGGGAAAAACAGTGAGTGAGGCCTGGCTTGCGCAGCGGGAGCGCGGCAGCCTCACTGCCATGCGGCTGCTGATTTGGCTGACGCTGAAGCTTGGCCGTAACGCCGCGCGGATATTCCTCTACCCTATATGCGCGTACTTTATTGTTTTTTCCCTGCATGCAAGACGGGCTTCGCGTTTGTACCTGAGCCGCGTGCTCGGACGAAAGACCGGTTGGCGCGACCTGTTCAGGCACTACCACACTTTTGCTTCCACCATACACGACCGGGTGTATTTGCTGTCGGGACAACACGGCTATTTCGACGTGCAAGTGCACGGGCTCGATTCACTGGAGTGCGCGCTGGAACGCGGTGCGGGCTGCGTTTTGCTGGGCTCGCACCTTGGCAGTTTCGAAATCCTGCGCGCGTACGGGACGTTGGAGAAAAAACTCCCGATCAATATTCTGATGCACATGGAAAACGCCAGCAAGATAAACCGCGCGGTGCACGGCCTGCATACGGAAATTCCGGAACGCATCATTCCCCTGGGCAAGCCGCAAACTTTGCTGCAGGTGAAAGAATGTCTCGAGCGCGGCGAAATCGTCGGCGTGCTCGGCGACCGCACGTTTCAGAGCGACAAGGCTGTGTCCTGCCGCTTTCTCGGGGAAGAGGCGCGGTTTCCCGAGGGGCCGTTGCTCATGGCCGCCCTCCTAGAAGTTCCGGTCGTGTTGTTTTTTGGTTTTTACCGCGGCGGCAGGCGTTACGACATTAATTTCGAGGCATTTGCGCAGCGAATTACGCTGGATCCGTCGCGGCGTTCGGAAGAACTGCGGGAATGGGTAGAGCGCTATGTCAACCGGCTCGAATACTACTGCCGGCAGGCGCCGTATAATTGGTTCAATTTTTACGATTTCTGGCGCAACAATTAATGTATGTATAGACCGCTGTTTATTTTTATCTTGTTTCTATCCCAAGCGGCAAGCGCCGGCCAGGCGGATTGGGATTTGCCGCAATTGATGCAGAGCATGGCGCAAGTGGAGTCGTCGCGCGCCCGCTTCACCGAAGAAAAACACTTGGCAATATTGACCGCGCCGCTCACCTCATCGGGAACGCTCGCCTATAGCCGTCCTGGATTCATAGAGAAACAGGTCCTGGCTCCCTATGAGGAGCGGATGACGGCGGACGGGGATGTCCTAATGATAGAAAAAAAAGGCGAGAGGCGTAGCCTGGCGCTACAAAACTATCCGATCGCATGGGCTTTTGTCGAGAGCATCCGCGCCACACTGGCCGGCGATTTGGCGTTACTTCAACGCTTCTACCGCATCGCGCTCGAAGGCGGCAGGCAGGAGTGGCGGCTTACTCTGGAGCCGCTTGACGCGCAGATGGCGCGTTATGTGCAAACGATAAAAATCGGCGGCGCGGAAAATTGCATCCAAAGCGTGGAAATTCTTGAAACCGGCGGCGACCGGTCGGTGATGGCCATCAGCAGAAACGAATTTTGAAGCCGCGTTTGCTCCTGTGGTTGTCATTCCTCGGCGTCTGCGCCTGGCTGGTGCTGCGCACTCCAGTGGTCACCGATCTCACCGCTTTTTTGCCCTCCTCCGCCACGCGCAGCCAGCAATTGCTGGTGGAGCAATTGAAGAGCGGTGTTGCCGCCCGGCTCATGCTGGTGGCGGTGGAAGGCAACGACCCGCGCGCGCTGGCCGAAGTCAGCCGCAAAATGGTGCAGGGATTGCGCGACACTGGCCTTTTCAACTACGCCAACAACGGTGAAGCGCAGTCAATCGCCAATGAGCGCGAACTGCTGCTTCGCCACCGCTACTTGTTGAGCCCCGCGGTTACCCCCGATCATTTTAGTGTCCCGGCCCTGCGTGAGGCGCTGCAAAACGATCTCGAGCTGCTCGCATCGCCTGCCGGTGCGTTCGTCAAGCTGGTATTGGCGCAAGATCCCAGCGGCGAGTTATCGCGCCTGATGACGTCGTTTGGCGGCGGCCCGGAAGAGCGCTACGGCGCCTGGTTTTCACACGATGGAAAGCGCGCGCTGCTGATTGCGGAAACCAAGGCAGCGGGCTTTGATGTAGAGGCGCAAGGCCGGGTCGCGGCGGCGGCGAGCCGCGCTTTTACTGCTGCGCGCCCCTTGGCGGACATGCATTTGTTGTTGACGGGGCCGGGCGTATTCACCGCGGAATCGCGAGCCATCATCGAGCGCGACTCCTGGCGGCTGACACTGATTGCCGCGGTGCTGGTATTCGCGATTCTGTTCAGCGTCTACCGTTCTTTCACGGTTCTGGCTTTGGGCCTGCTGCCGGTGGTCAGCGGGCTGCTTGCCGGCATCGCCGTGGTGGGTGTGGTTTTCGGCATGGTGCACGGCATCACGTTGGGTTTTGCGGCGACGCTGATCGGGGAAGCGGTTGATTACCCCAGTTATCTATTCACCCACGTGGCGAAAGGAGAACGGGTCGCCGACACTTTAAAGCGCATCTGGCCGACCCTGCGCCTGGCGGTGCTGACCACGGTGTTCGGCGGACTGACCATGCTGCTTTCCAGTTTCAACGGGCTATCGCAACTGGGCCTGCTCTCCATGACCGGGGTGTTGGTCGCGGGCGCCGTGACACGCTGGATCCTGCCGCTGCTTGCGCCAGAGGGTTTTGCACCGCGTCAGCTTAAACCTGTGGCAGGGTTGAGTTGGCTATCGGCTTCGCCGATGTCGGCGAGAGGCGTGGGCGTAGCGTTGATTGCCGCTTGCGTAATCCTCATCGCGCGCCGCGAAACGTTATGGGACGACGATCTTGCCAATCTCAATCCGATACCGGAAGCGGCAAAACAGCTGGACAAGGAATTGCGCAACGAGCTTGGCGCGCCCGATGTGCGGCATCTGGTCGTGGTGACGGGCCGGGAACGCGAACAGGTTTTGCAAAGAAGCGAAGCGGTTGCGCAGACATTGCATGGGTTGGCGGCGCGGAAGTTTATTTCCGGCTTCGAGGGCGCGTTCCGGTACCTGCCCAGCCAAAAAAAACAGGCTGAGCGTCGGGCGGCGCTACCGGACAACATAACCTTGCGGAAAAACTTGAGCGAAGCTTTGCGCGGGCTGCCTTTCCGCGAAGGCTTGTTCGCGCCCTTCCTTAACGATGTGGAAGCGGCAAGGCTGGCGCCGCTGATGCAAGAGCGCGATTTGCAAGGCACGGCCTTTGCCTTGAAAGTGAATTCGCTGCTTTTCCGGAGCGGCAGCGAGTGGGTAGCGCTGCTGCCATTGCGCGGCGTGGAAGACCCGACCGGGCTCGCTCAACAGTTTGCACCAATCGAAAGCCGCGACGTAACTCTTCTCGATTTGAAAGCCGAATCCAATCGCCTGATCAACGGCTACCGCAACGAATCGCTACGTTTGACCGGTTTGGGCATGCTTGCGATCACGCTGGTGCTGGCCTGGGGTTTGCGCCAGCCCAGTCGAATCTGGCGGGTACTTAAACCCGTGCTCGCCGCACTGGGTGTCACCCTGGCATCGCTGCTGGTTGTGGGCGAGCGACTTAATCTCTTCCACCTGGTTTCACTGTTGCTGGTGCTGGGCATCGGGCTCAATTATGCGCTGTTCTTCAACCGCGAAGCGGGCGGCGCGGAAGATCGGCAACGCACGCATTTGGCGCTTATTGTTTGCAGCCTTACCACTTTGAGCGCATTTGGCTGCCTGGCGTTTTCGCAAACACCGGTATTGCACGCGATAGGGTTGACAGTGAGCCTGGGCGCGGTGTTTTCTCTGCTGATCTCCGCCGTGTGGGCGCGGAGTCGAATTTCCCACGGCCTGTTATAATTTTCTAAGTTTTTTAGAGGCAGGAGCGCCATTGCAGCCTTTACTCGTCACACATTTTGCCGCGGCCAATCCGCTCGGCCTGGGTGCCGCCGCCACGCTCAAAGCCTTGCGTGAAGCGCGCACCGGC carries:
- a CDS encoding AMP-binding protein codes for the protein MTETYPLLAGHGPESIIACHQGKPISIARFMSEVAQLMVHLPQKRHVLNLCEDRYHFLLGFAAALQAGQVSLLPPSRAEDVLRRLGEDYPDAYCLADHDDVPEGLDVFPVQANDNCTSKTLPVPHIAAAQVAIIVFTSGSTGSPTPHVKNWASLVKVAQAVGERIGLLPGSSILGTIPPQHLYGMETTVLLPLQWGAMMHYGRPLLPADIRSALEQIPSPRWLMTTPLHLRACIAERLKLGGLAGVLSATMPLAPDLAQQVETLWQTRVHDVYGCTEAGIVALRHAASLENWRTLEGVRVYGKGEEAWVEGGHIPQPSRLADHISIHSEQEFSLHGRLADLVKIGGKRASLEALNAELNRVAGVMDGIFFIPDEAGAVAERLVAFAVAPGLNAETILAELRKRIDPVFLPRPLYLVKTLPRNATGKLPRENLRRLAAELSPAGPFGKT
- a CDS encoding acyl-CoA synthetase produces the protein MRYTWSDEITPAHPALTGHFPGNPVVPGAVLLSRVMHAAEQGFGPGIKIVAVPATKFSAVLHPGEKFDVSLEMAGDSLIRFVITRGETRIASGSLRYLRSRAGKTVSEAWLAQRERGSLTAMRLLIWLTLKLGRNAARIFLYPICAYFIVFSLHARRASRLYLSRVLGRKTGWRDLFRHYHTFASTIHDRVYLLSGQHGYFDVQVHGLDSLECALERGAGCVLLGSHLGSFEILRAYGTLEKKLPINILMHMENASKINRAVHGLHTEIPERIIPLGKPQTLLQVKECLERGEIVGVLGDRTFQSDKAVSCRFLGEEARFPEGPLLMAALLEVPVVLFFGFYRGGRRYDINFEAFAQRITLDPSRRSEELREWVERYVNRLEYYCRQAPYNWFNFYDFWRNN
- a CDS encoding LolA-related protein codes for the protein MYRPLFIFILFLSQAASAGQADWDLPQLMQSMAQVESSRARFTEEKHLAILTAPLTSSGTLAYSRPGFIEKQVLAPYEERMTADGDVLMIEKKGERRSLALQNYPIAWAFVESIRATLAGDLALLQRFYRIALEGGRQEWRLTLEPLDAQMARYVQTIKIGGAENCIQSVEILETGGDRSVMAISRNEF
- a CDS encoding MMPL family transporter: MKPRLLLWLSFLGVCAWLVLRTPVVTDLTAFLPSSATRSQQLLVEQLKSGVAARLMLVAVEGNDPRALAEVSRKMVQGLRDTGLFNYANNGEAQSIANERELLLRHRYLLSPAVTPDHFSVPALREALQNDLELLASPAGAFVKLVLAQDPSGELSRLMTSFGGGPEERYGAWFSHDGKRALLIAETKAAGFDVEAQGRVAAAASRAFTAARPLADMHLLLTGPGVFTAESRAIIERDSWRLTLIAAVLVFAILFSVYRSFTVLALGLLPVVSGLLAGIAVVGVVFGMVHGITLGFAATLIGEAVDYPSYLFTHVAKGERVADTLKRIWPTLRLAVLTTVFGGLTMLLSSFNGLSQLGLLSMTGVLVAGAVTRWILPLLAPEGFAPRQLKPVAGLSWLSASPMSARGVGVALIAACVILIARRETLWDDDLANLNPIPEAAKQLDKELRNELGAPDVRHLVVVTGREREQVLQRSEAVAQTLHGLAARKFISGFEGAFRYLPSQKKQAERRAALPDNITLRKNLSEALRGLPFREGLFAPFLNDVEAARLAPLMQERDLQGTAFALKVNSLLFRSGSEWVALLPLRGVEDPTGLAQQFAPIESRDVTLLDLKAESNRLINGYRNESLRLTGLGMLAITLVLAWGLRQPSRIWRVLKPVLAALGVTLASLLVVGERLNLFHLVSLLLVLGIGLNYALFFNREAGGAEDRQRTHLALIVCSLTTLSAFGCLAFSQTPVLHAIGLTVSLGAVFSLLISAVWARSRISHGLL